A DNA window from Aphelocoma coerulescens isolate FSJ_1873_10779 chromosome 7, UR_Acoe_1.0, whole genome shotgun sequence contains the following coding sequences:
- the MLPH gene encoding melanophilin isoform X3: MGRKLDLSKLTDEEAKHVWEVVQRDFDLRKKEEERLEELKCKIDQESSKREFLTSQSHLNETHCVHCLQPFKFLLNSKRQCLDCHFYTCKNCSRYNKKEQGWVCDPCRLSRIVKIGSLEWYYEHVRSRFKRFGSAKVLQSLYGRLQPGQGLNSAFLGLHDRVYSLPDINRECQLLSSCDPGDDSDEEDNILRGAEAEHYSRSFPDFPNSAEDGSQESRITDADLVFHHVLQEPGVSAPEQHFSTEVRLTVNARRRSLERNPKPGTPWNEPPRARYSADMDTSDEDVKGAQFPAYPPQHVKRRSRASSQENISHSSNQIHELNTRMSAIERMLNRLEEKILTHSDESPAPESHTDPDAEEEELKRKLEELASNISDKEVSSDEEEREEKKRAKKPEMSSSSDDMARDVRKRQSAQALSEITAKVLRAINATEEAVWESLHGESQACALPAGQLPGLADGKEVAEAYRELEENVYLTAGKTYQLEKTLKELEEGAQHSSTTDSELSELEDKVASAAAQVQQAESEISDIESRIAALSAAGLTVKSVEKAKRKSSVQAACLRSPGPASSSPGESVDDIKAMPGLQRFRRKFNSPLEITSFDDSFDRNSVYRGSLTQRNPNGKNRRVERLFAKPVMTHLS, encoded by the exons ATGGGCAGGAAGCTGGACCTCTCCAAGCTCACCGATGAAGAAGCCAAGCATGTTTGGGAAGTGGTTCAACGGGACTTTGATCTGcggaaaaaagaggaggaacGGCTGGA GGAGCTGAAATGCAAGATCGACCAGGAGAGCAGCAAGAGAGAGTTCCTGACAAGTCAGTCCCACCTCAATGAAACTCACTGTGtccactgcctgcagccctTCAAGTTCCTGCTGAACAGCAAACGGCAGTGCCTGGACTGCCACTTCTACACCTGCAAGAACTGCAGCCGCTACAACAagaaggagcagggctgggtctGCGATCCCTGCCGCCTCTCCAG GATCGTGAAGATCGGCTCCCTGGAGTGGTACTACGAACACGTGCGCTCCCGCTTCAAGAGGTTTGGAAGTGCCAAAGTGCTGCAGTCCCTCTATGgcaggctgcagccaggccaggggcTCAACTCTGCGTTTCTGG gTCTTCATGACAGAGTTTATAGCCTGCCAGACATTAACA GAGAGtgccagctgctctccagctgtgACCCCGGGGATGACAGCGATGAGGAAGACAACATCCTTCGTGGAGCTGAAGCAGAGCACTACAGCAGA TCGTTCCCAGATTTCCCCAACTCAGCTGAAGATGGCTCCCAGGAGTCCAGGATCACGGATGCAGACCTGGTGTTCCACCACGTCCTGCAGGAGCCGGGGGTGAGCGCTCCGGAGCAGCACTTCAGCACAGAGGTTCGGCTCACTGTCAATGCACGGAGAAGGAGCCTGGAAAGAAACCCAAAGCCTG gCACGCCCTGGAATGAGCCGCCCCGGGCGCGGTACTCGGCAGATATGGACACCTCCGATGAGGACGTGAAGGGAGCCCAGTTCCCTGCCTACCCACCCCAGCACGTGAAACGCCGGAGCAGAGCCTCCTCCCAGGAGAACATCAGCCACTCCTCAAACCAG ATCCATGAGCTCAACACTCGCATGTCTGCAATCGAACGCATGCTGAACCgcttggaggaaaaaatcctgacGCACTCTGACGAG TCTCCGGCCCCAGAGTCCCACACTGATCCCgatgctgaggaggaggagttgAAGAGGAAGCTGGAGGAGTTAGCCAGCAACATCAGCGATAAAGAAGTCTCTTCTGACGAGGAGGAGCGTGAAGAAAAGAAGAGAGCAAAGAAACCAGAGATGAGTTCCTCCAGTGATGACATGGCCAGAGATGTTCGAAAG AGGCAGTCGGCTCAGGCTTTGAGTGAGATCACGGCCAAAGTGCTGAGAGCCATAAACGCCACGGAGGAAGCGGTGTGGGAGTCGTTGCATGGAGAGAGCCAGGCCTGTGCCCTCCCTGCGGGGCAGCTTCCAGGCCTGGCAGATGGGAAAGAGGTGGCCGAAGCCTACCGGGAGCTTGAGGAAAAT GTGTACCTGACTGCTGGAAAGACCTACCAGCTTGAGAAGACCCTGAAGGAGCTTGAGGAAGgggctcagcacagcagcactacGGACTCGGAGCTGTCGGAGCTGGAGGACAAAGTGGCCTCAGCGGCTGCTCAGGTGCAGCAGGCAGAGAGCGAG ATATCGGATATTGAATCCCGAATTGCAGCTCTGTCTGCTGCAGGGCTGACAGTGAAGTCTGTGGAAAAGGCAAAGAGGAAATCGAGTGTGCAG GCTGCCTGTCTCCGTTCTCCTggtcctgccagcagcagtcCTGGGGAGTCTGTGGATGACATTAAA GCAATGCCCGGACTGCAGAGGttcaggaggaagttcaacagTCCCCTGGAAATCACCA GCTTTGACGACTCCTTTGACCGCAACTCCGTGTACCGCGGCTCCCTGACACAGAGGAACCCCAACGGGAAGAACAGGAGGGTGGAGCGGCTCTTTGCG AAGCCTGTGATGACCCACCTGTCCTGA
- the MLPH gene encoding melanophilin isoform X6, protein MGRKLDLSKLTDEEAKHVWEVVQRDFDLRKKEEERLEELKCKIDQESSKREFLTSQSHLNETHCVHCLQPFKFLLNSKRQCLDCHFYTCKNCSRYNKKEQGWVCDPCRLSRIVKIGSLEWYYEHVRSRFKRFGSAKVLQSLYGRLQPGQGLNSAFLGLHDRVYSLPDINRECQLLSSCDPGDDSDEEDNILRGAEAEHYSRMCKTKRLLSVHPFDFELDSDYSAQSRRQSVQLSPAASSPDAFQSFPDFPNSAEDGSQESRITDADLVFHHVLQEPGVSAPEQHFSTEVRLTVNARRRSLERNPKPGTPWNEPPRARYSADMDTSDEDVKGAQFPAYPPQHVKRRSRASSQENISHSSNQSPAPESHTDPDAEEEELKRKLEELASNISDKEVSSDEEEREEKKRAKKPEMSSSSDDMARDVRKVYLTAGKTYQLEKTLKELEEGAQHSSTTDSELSELEDKVASAAAQVQQAESEISDIESRIAALSAAGLTVKSVEKAKRKSSVQAACLRSPGPASSSPGESVDDIKAMPGLQRFRRKFNSPLEITSFDDSFDRNSVYRGSLTQRNPNGKNRRVERLFAKPVMTHLS, encoded by the exons ATGGGCAGGAAGCTGGACCTCTCCAAGCTCACCGATGAAGAAGCCAAGCATGTTTGGGAAGTGGTTCAACGGGACTTTGATCTGcggaaaaaagaggaggaacGGCTGGA GGAGCTGAAATGCAAGATCGACCAGGAGAGCAGCAAGAGAGAGTTCCTGACAAGTCAGTCCCACCTCAATGAAACTCACTGTGtccactgcctgcagccctTCAAGTTCCTGCTGAACAGCAAACGGCAGTGCCTGGACTGCCACTTCTACACCTGCAAGAACTGCAGCCGCTACAACAagaaggagcagggctgggtctGCGATCCCTGCCGCCTCTCCAG GATCGTGAAGATCGGCTCCCTGGAGTGGTACTACGAACACGTGCGCTCCCGCTTCAAGAGGTTTGGAAGTGCCAAAGTGCTGCAGTCCCTCTATGgcaggctgcagccaggccaggggcTCAACTCTGCGTTTCTGG gTCTTCATGACAGAGTTTATAGCCTGCCAGACATTAACA GAGAGtgccagctgctctccagctgtgACCCCGGGGATGACAGCGATGAGGAAGACAACATCCTTCGTGGAGCTGAAGCAGAGCACTACAGCAGA ATGTGCAAGACAAAGCGGCTGCTGTCTGTGCATCCCTTTGATTTCGAACTGGACTCGGATTACTCTGCTCAGTCTCGCCGCCAGTCTGTGCAGCTCTCCCCGGCAGCCAGCAGCCCAGATGCTTTCCAG TCGTTCCCAGATTTCCCCAACTCAGCTGAAGATGGCTCCCAGGAGTCCAGGATCACGGATGCAGACCTGGTGTTCCACCACGTCCTGCAGGAGCCGGGGGTGAGCGCTCCGGAGCAGCACTTCAGCACAGAGGTTCGGCTCACTGTCAATGCACGGAGAAGGAGCCTGGAAAGAAACCCAAAGCCTG gCACGCCCTGGAATGAGCCGCCCCGGGCGCGGTACTCGGCAGATATGGACACCTCCGATGAGGACGTGAAGGGAGCCCAGTTCCCTGCCTACCCACCCCAGCACGTGAAACGCCGGAGCAGAGCCTCCTCCCAGGAGAACATCAGCCACTCCTCAAACCAG TCTCCGGCCCCAGAGTCCCACACTGATCCCgatgctgaggaggaggagttgAAGAGGAAGCTGGAGGAGTTAGCCAGCAACATCAGCGATAAAGAAGTCTCTTCTGACGAGGAGGAGCGTGAAGAAAAGAAGAGAGCAAAGAAACCAGAGATGAGTTCCTCCAGTGATGACATGGCCAGAGATGTTCGAAAG GTGTACCTGACTGCTGGAAAGACCTACCAGCTTGAGAAGACCCTGAAGGAGCTTGAGGAAGgggctcagcacagcagcactacGGACTCGGAGCTGTCGGAGCTGGAGGACAAAGTGGCCTCAGCGGCTGCTCAGGTGCAGCAGGCAGAGAGCGAG ATATCGGATATTGAATCCCGAATTGCAGCTCTGTCTGCTGCAGGGCTGACAGTGAAGTCTGTGGAAAAGGCAAAGAGGAAATCGAGTGTGCAG GCTGCCTGTCTCCGTTCTCCTggtcctgccagcagcagtcCTGGGGAGTCTGTGGATGACATTAAA GCAATGCCCGGACTGCAGAGGttcaggaggaagttcaacagTCCCCTGGAAATCACCA GCTTTGACGACTCCTTTGACCGCAACTCCGTGTACCGCGGCTCCCTGACACAGAGGAACCCCAACGGGAAGAACAGGAGGGTGGAGCGGCTCTTTGCG AAGCCTGTGATGACCCACCTGTCCTGA